In one window of Helianthus annuus cultivar XRQ/B chromosome 17, HanXRQr2.0-SUNRISE, whole genome shotgun sequence DNA:
- the LOC110920800 gene encoding transcription factor SRM1 isoform X2 — protein MADEVVGDSKWTRGQDRAFEDALVAYYKEDSEDCWEKIATDVAGKSVEEVKHHYELLVDDLDRIESGIVPLPSYSTSSDDSASHGGDDGTSKKGGESVHGGKSSKADQERRKGVAWSEDEHRLFLLGLEKYGKGDWRSISRNFVVTRTPTQVASHAQKYFIRLNSMNRDRRRSSIHDITSVNNGDTSAPQAAITGQTSTSPAG, from the exons ATGGCAGATGAAGTAGTCGGAGACTCGAAATGGACTAGAGGGCAGGATAGGGCGTTTGAGGATGCGCTGGTTGCGTATTATAAAGAGGATTCTGAGGATTGTTGGGAGAAGATTGCGACCGATGTTGCAGGGAAGTCGGTGGAAGAAGTTAAACATCATTATGAGTTGTTAGTTGATGACCTGGACCGTATTGAGTCGGGGATCGTACCTTTGCCTAGTTATAGTACGTCTTCTGATGACTCAGCAAGCCATGGAGGTGATGATGGAACTAGTAAAAAAGGTGGTGAATCTGTTCATGGAGGTAAGTCGTCAAAAGCAGATCAAGAACGGCGGAAAGGTGTTGCTTGGTCAGAAGATGAACAtag gttattccTTCTCGGTTTGGAAAAATACGGTAAAGGCGATTGGCGAAGTATATCCAGGAACTTTGTTGTGACAAGAACGCCAACTCAAGTTGCAAGTCACGCTCAGAAGTATTTCATTCGTTTAAATTCAATGAACAGAGACAGAAGGCGATCAAGCATTCACGACATAACAAGTGTCAACAACGGTGACACATCAGCACCTCAAGCTGCAATCACGGGTCAAACAAGCACTTCTCCTGCAG GATAA
- the LOC110920800 gene encoding transcription factor SRM1 isoform X1, with product MADEVVGDSKWTRGQDRAFEDALVAYYKEDSEDCWEKIATDVAGKSVEEVKHHYELLVDDLDRIESGIVPLPSYSTSSDDSASHGGDDGTSKKGGESVHGGKSSKADQERRKGVAWSEDEHRLFLLGLEKYGKGDWRSISRNFVVTRTPTQVASHAQKYFIRLNSMNRDRRRSSIHDITSVNNGDTSAPQAAITGQTSTSPAGNSGNQNLQVSFVGGTTVGQPVGLPLVSAVGTPVILPPPAHIAYGIRAPGQVVPGAPMNMGPTSSRR from the exons ATGGCAGATGAAGTAGTCGGAGACTCGAAATGGACTAGAGGGCAGGATAGGGCGTTTGAGGATGCGCTGGTTGCGTATTATAAAGAGGATTCTGAGGATTGTTGGGAGAAGATTGCGACCGATGTTGCAGGGAAGTCGGTGGAAGAAGTTAAACATCATTATGAGTTGTTAGTTGATGACCTGGACCGTATTGAGTCGGGGATCGTACCTTTGCCTAGTTATAGTACGTCTTCTGATGACTCAGCAAGCCATGGAGGTGATGATGGAACTAGTAAAAAAGGTGGTGAATCTGTTCATGGAGGTAAGTCGTCAAAAGCAGATCAAGAACGGCGGAAAGGTGTTGCTTGGTCAGAAGATGAACAtag gttattccTTCTCGGTTTGGAAAAATACGGTAAAGGCGATTGGCGAAGTATATCCAGGAACTTTGTTGTGACAAGAACGCCAACTCAAGTTGCAAGTCACGCTCAGAAGTATTTCATTCGTTTAAATTCAATGAACAGAGACAGAAGGCGATCAAGCATTCACGACATAACAAGTGTCAACAACGGTGACACATCAGCACCTCAAGCTGCAATCACGGGTCAAACAAGCACTTCTCCTGCAGGTAATTCAGGCAACCAAAATCTTCAAGTCAGCTTCGTTGGAGGAACAACCGTAGGGCAACCAGTAGGACTACCACTAGTTTCAGCAGTAGGTACACCTGTAATTCTTCCACCACCAGCACACATTGcatatggtatcagagcaccaGGCCAAGTGGTCCCCGGTGCCCCGATGAACATGGGTCCCACATCATCCCGTAGGTGA